A window of the Hordeum vulgare subsp. vulgare chromosome 5H, MorexV3_pseudomolecules_assembly, whole genome shotgun sequence genome harbors these coding sequences:
- the LOC123396418 gene encoding classical arabinogalactan protein 9-like, giving the protein MPTDRLTAGSGRWGTAAAAPATPTPVAVPTAPAQSPPEPAMPAPTATPVTPAPTATPVTPAPTATPVAPAKPPPTVAPVKPPPVVAPVSAPPLVVTPPPVSPPPVKAPPPVTPPPVTAPPPATTPPPAAAPAEAPAVLPPMATPPPVAEAPAVLPPAKAPSKSKNKHKRKRSGKKKSPAPAPEPRSPPTPIAPEPTTVEDVSGPAPSANDLSGSGRQYGRWGIVVQTAAMAALLLSLAW; this is encoded by the exons ATGCCGACCGACCGACTGACGGCG GGATCCGGGAGGTGGGGGACGGCCGCAGCGGCGCCGGCCACGCCCACGCCGGTGGCAGTGCCAACGGCGCCCGCTCAGTCACCTCCCGAGCCGGCCATGCCCGCGCCCACCGCCACCCCCGTTACTCCCGCGCCCACCGCCACCCCCGTTACTCCCGCGCCCACCGCCACCCCCGTCGCGCCCGCTAAGCCGCCACCCACAGTCGCGCCGGTCAAGCCGCCTCCGGTTGTCGCGCCCGTGTCCGCGCCGCCGCTCGTCGTGACGCCTCCTCCCGTGTCACCACCGCCCGTGAAGGCGCCTCCTCCCGTGACGCCACCACCGGTCACCGCACCTCCGCCCGCGACGACTCCCCCGCCGGCGGCCGCACCGGCCGAGGCGCCCGCGGTGCTCCCTCCCATGGCGACGCCCCCGCCGGTGGCCGAGGCACCCGCCGTGCTGCCTCCGGCCAAGGCTCCGTCCAAGAGCAAGAACAAGCACAAGAGAAAGAGGAGCGGcaagaagaagtcgcccgccccCGCGCCGGAGCCACGCAGCCCGCCGACCCCCATCGCGCCCGAGCCCACCACCGTGGAGGACGTCTCCGGCCCCGCACCATCCGCCAATGATCTG AGCGGGAGCGGCCGGCAGTACGGGCGCTGGGGGATCGTCGTGCAgaccgccgccatggccgcgcTGCTGCTGTCGCTAGCGTGGTGA